A genomic window from Chitinophagaceae bacterium includes:
- the meaB gene encoding methylmalonyl Co-A mutase-associated GTPase MeaB has translation MATSSLLQKLEYGDIKSLARAITLVENDMKGSAELLEKIHVREIPLIGITGPPGAGKSSLVNALVHHLLKKNCKIGVVAVDPSSPFNFGSLLGDRIRLADHFNHPNVYIRSMATRGSLGGLSEKIMEVTDVMRAFPFDYIFIETVGVGQSEVEIAGLADTTIVVMVPEAGDEIQTMKAGLMEIADIFVVNKADRADADRFAKNLRTLSASGMTKEWMIPVLKTVATNDEGIDELLQQIQLHHDARLSNTRKLMLLAEKAWRIIQMERMNNIDRKQLLNSLKHELSHSDFNIYRFAKKFA, from the coding sequence ATGGCAACTTCCTCCCTGCTGCAAAAACTTGAATACGGCGATATAAAATCACTTGCCCGTGCCATTACCCTTGTTGAAAATGACATGAAAGGAAGTGCCGAGCTTCTTGAAAAAATTCATGTCCGCGAAATTCCGCTCATCGGCATCACAGGACCGCCAGGTGCCGGAAAAAGTTCATTAGTAAATGCACTTGTTCATCACTTGCTGAAAAAAAATTGTAAGATCGGAGTGGTGGCCGTTGATCCTTCCTCCCCTTTTAACTTCGGCTCTTTGTTGGGTGATCGCATCCGTTTAGCGGATCATTTTAATCATCCCAATGTGTATATCCGTTCTATGGCCACACGCGGTTCGCTCGGTGGCTTATCAGAGAAGATCATGGAAGTAACAGATGTGATGCGGGCTTTTCCATTCGATTATATTTTTATTGAAACTGTTGGCGTCGGACAATCGGAAGTAGAGATTGCCGGATTAGCTGATACAACAATCGTTGTGATGGTACCGGAAGCAGGCGATGAAATTCAAACGATGAAAGCCGGCCTGATGGAAATCGCCGATATCTTCGTAGTCAATAAAGCCGACCGTGCCGATGCCGATCGCTTCGCTAAAAATCTTCGTACACTTTCAGCATCTGGCATGACCAAAGAATGGATGATCCCCGTTTTAAAAACCGTAGCGACCAATGATGAGGGTATTGATGAATTGCTTCAGCAAATACAATTGCACCACGATGCACGGCTTTCCAATACGCGCAAATTAATGTTGCTGGCGGAAAAAGCATGGCGGATCATTCAGATGGAAAGGATGAATAATATTGACAGGAAGCAATTATTAAATTCATTGAAGCACGAACTATCTCACAGTGATTTTAATATCTACCGCTTCGCGAAAAAATTTGCGTGA
- a CDS encoding zf-HC2 domain-containing protein translates to MQKKWGIKRIAEALGLKAKSNAKVYNCKETMKHVMLALDGELSADEEKAFLSHINHCSRCLEKYEIEKTFKQFLTEKISRHPIPGQLVDQIRSRILGKADH, encoded by the coding sequence ATGCAAAAAAAATGGGGTATAAAGAGAATCGCTGAAGCTTTAGGACTTAAAGCAAAAAGCAATGCAAAAGTTTATAATTGTAAAGAGACCATGAAGCACGTGATGTTGGCGCTTGATGGCGAACTTTCTGCTGATGAAGAGAAAGCATTTCTTTCGCACATCAATCATTGCTCGCGTTGCCTTGAAAAATATGAGATTGAAAAAACGTTCAAACAATTTCTTACCGAAAAAATTTCGCGTCATCCGATTCCCGGTCAATTAGTCGATCAGATCCGTTCCCGTATCCTGGGTAAAGCTGACCACTGA
- a CDS encoding T9SS type A sorting domain-containing protein translates to MGECSGERLTVAEVNATMNCYPNPFSESTSISISLPQSEKVSLKIYDVTGRLVKTLADGMLAERENKIEWKVMDENAGIYFLRMETETAGETVRLIVVR, encoded by the coding sequence TTGGGAGAATGTTCGGGCGAACGATTAACGGTAGCGGAAGTGAATGCAACAATGAATTGCTATCCAAATCCATTTTCTGAATCAACTTCCATTTCAATTTCACTTCCTCAATCAGAAAAGGTTTCTCTCAAAATTTATGATGTGACCGGAAGATTGGTAAAAACCCTTGCAGATGGAATGCTTGCAGAAAGAGAAAATAAAATTGAATGGAAAGTAATGGATGAAAATGCGGGAATCTATTTTTTGAGAATGGAAACCGAAACTGCAGGTGAAACAGTTCGGTTGATTGTGGTGAGATAA
- a CDS encoding T9SS type A sorting domain-containing protein has translation MVIFAVVPQLLSASHVTGLNGFYRNGQVFLTWTNQSNQNNYYKVYRSQSPITHGWQLSACEYLGWTVQKSALDFDLTAHYNQNNYLCIDSGGTPLPPSKGLMVATTLASGNYYYAVTIKSNNSEDTTLLYGVNSLMQPIVELVKTPQPVFQKTILISGRTTELYTSFVSFKREITQASMMAAGFMASDFLLYRNNNSGNQPLTVKFHGGGSDLFSGITTVSSNEMNLNLEFLFPNGDNGGFWGANSTYDIYKKQNTVPASGINNNFFQQMYKATIDWAIQHLSIDSNRIYLSGSSAGACGAVLYALTYPEKIAAVHASVPCFNIGFQNDSVAFNSLNPGQKNRKDVDALLGKMSTNLPCNLGYNTVDAVNCAWLLHHFKNRDLPPIYAINGKSDVTLGWTEKPMYYDSLNANDAGGYYFWDEREHDGTGGFWTDNNFDVLRYSRNKSYPAFSNCSLNEYYGVGIKSSGAPYGSVNGSMDWVDNVTDSAFVWKANCLIRGLNAMNDLIVVYPDSGTVDITPRRRQQFLPPPHAIIYWSVIHKGQTIQSGDQVFEDGIITLSQIKIFKDTSQLQLRYSTTDTFYKDNDYDGFGNHSVWVMGSSSVSGYVSNDLDCNDATGTIHPGAQETCNNIDDNCNGETDEIAGTAFYADADMDGFGNPGAALTACAAPSGYVADNSDCNDVESHIYPGATEVCNGLDDNCDAQIDDGVQSLFYPDADGDGYGDAEGGILSCVEPVGFVESATDCNDDPASGGFAIHPDATEACNGIDDDCDTQTDEGGNSFTYYRDDDSDGYGNAAVYINSCDAVSPSGYVLNSSDCNDDEPGIHPGTAEVCNSLDDDCDTQIDEGVVTATVVPSGSITICTGTSILLQANTGANLIYQWKKDGINISGATLSTYNASSEAVYSVAVAIGVCSVISANTTVNTKALPKSSITPSGTIKVCPGATATLEANTGTGLQYQWKNGGASIAGATASSYSTMIEGSYTVIVTNGTGCTKLSPTSTIENFAGATAKITAVGKLNICEAGFVVLNAKVTAGYTYIWYKDDLVISGVTGTVYTAIIPGTYKYLATTQNGCTQLSGGKIVTGCKLENVDAENDVSMNVYPNPSDGSFHLDFQTDPSYVGEVTICMINAIGQKVYTENTEVVDGMLSKSISLKSDTPTGIYWLRIITDEVVFNRPVSIVN, from the coding sequence ATGGTAATATTTGCAGTGGTTCCGCAATTACTGTCAGCCAGCCATGTTACAGGCCTGAATGGTTTTTACAGGAATGGACAGGTGTTTTTAACATGGACAAATCAAAGCAATCAGAATAACTACTATAAAGTATACCGCTCCCAATCACCGATAACACATGGCTGGCAATTGTCCGCGTGCGAATACCTCGGCTGGACGGTTCAGAAAAGTGCGTTGGATTTTGATCTCACTGCTCATTACAATCAGAACAATTACCTATGCATTGATTCGGGCGGAACGCCGCTCCCTCCTTCAAAGGGTCTCATGGTAGCTACCACACTTGCCAGTGGAAATTATTATTATGCAGTAACTATTAAATCAAATAACTCAGAAGATACGACCTTGCTGTATGGTGTCAATTCTCTTATGCAGCCAATTGTCGAATTGGTAAAAACACCGCAACCGGTTTTTCAAAAAACAATTCTGATCAGTGGGAGAACCACAGAATTATACACCAGTTTTGTAAGCTTTAAAAGAGAAATCACACAGGCATCCATGATGGCCGCGGGATTTATGGCATCTGATTTCTTATTGTATCGAAATAACAATTCCGGCAATCAACCGCTAACAGTGAAATTTCATGGAGGAGGATCTGATTTATTCTCGGGTATTACGACTGTTAGTTCCAATGAAATGAATTTGAATCTTGAGTTTCTGTTTCCTAACGGAGACAATGGAGGATTCTGGGGAGCCAATTCCACTTATGATATTTACAAAAAGCAAAATACAGTTCCCGCTTCAGGTATCAATAATAATTTTTTTCAACAAATGTATAAAGCTACTATCGACTGGGCCATTCAGCATCTGTCGATTGATTCTAACCGTATTTATCTCTCAGGTTCATCTGCCGGCGCCTGTGGTGCAGTGTTATATGCGCTCACGTATCCTGAAAAAATTGCGGCGGTACATGCATCTGTTCCCTGCTTTAATATTGGATTTCAAAATGATTCTGTAGCGTTTAATTCCTTGAATCCGGGACAGAAAAACCGCAAGGATGTGGATGCATTGTTGGGCAAAATGTCCACCAACTTACCATGTAATCTGGGATACAATACAGTTGATGCTGTAAATTGTGCCTGGCTGCTACACCATTTTAAAAACAGGGACCTGCCACCTATATATGCCATTAATGGAAAATCAGACGTCACGTTGGGCTGGACAGAGAAACCAATGTATTATGACTCTTTAAATGCAAACGATGCCGGTGGCTATTATTTCTGGGATGAGCGCGAACACGACGGCACGGGTGGTTTTTGGACGGACAACAATTTTGATGTGCTCAGGTATAGCAGAAACAAGTCTTACCCTGCCTTCAGCAACTGTAGTCTGAATGAATATTATGGAGTGGGCATTAAAAGCAGTGGAGCACCATATGGATCAGTAAATGGTTCAATGGATTGGGTGGACAATGTTACTGACAGCGCATTTGTCTGGAAAGCGAATTGCCTGATTCGCGGTTTAAATGCCATGAACGATCTGATCGTTGTGTATCCCGACTCCGGAACAGTGGATATTACACCTCGCCGGCGCCAGCAATTTCTTCCACCACCGCATGCGATTATTTATTGGAGTGTGATTCACAAGGGACAGACCATTCAATCCGGGGATCAGGTATTTGAAGACGGTATCATCACGCTTTCTCAAATCAAAATTTTTAAAGACACGAGTCAGTTACAGTTGCGATATTCCACAACAGATACTTTCTATAAAGACAATGATTATGACGGCTTCGGAAATCACAGTGTGTGGGTAATGGGAAGTTCTTCTGTATCAGGTTATGTTTCGAATGATCTGGATTGTAATGATGCAACCGGAACCATTCATCCCGGAGCACAGGAAACCTGCAATAATATCGATGACAACTGCAACGGCGAAACCGATGAAATCGCGGGAACTGCTTTCTACGCCGATGCTGATATGGACGGATTTGGAAATCCAGGTGCCGCTTTAACTGCTTGTGCTGCTCCGTCAGGTTACGTTGCAGACAATAGTGATTGTAATGATGTTGAGTCGCACATTTATCCGGGAGCAACAGAAGTATGCAATGGCTTAGATGATAATTGTGATGCACAAATTGATGATGGCGTGCAATCACTTTTTTATCCGGACGCGGATGGTGACGGATATGGCGATGCTGAAGGTGGCATTTTATCCTGTGTCGAACCTGTTGGTTTTGTGGAAAGTGCTACTGACTGTAATGATGATCCTGCTTCCGGTGGGTTTGCTATTCATCCGGATGCAACAGAAGCCTGTAATGGTATTGATGACGATTGTGACACGCAAACAGACGAAGGAGGAAACTCATTCACTTATTACCGGGATGATGACTCAGACGGTTACGGAAATGCGGCAGTGTACATCAACTCTTGCGATGCAGTATCGCCGTCAGGATATGTTTTAAATTCTTCGGATTGCAATGATGATGAACCCGGCATACATCCGGGCACTGCGGAAGTTTGCAACAGTTTAGATGATGATTGTGATACTCAAATTGATGAAGGTGTGGTAACCGCAACCGTTGTTCCTTCCGGTTCAATTACTATCTGTACAGGTACTTCTATTCTACTGCAGGCCAACACGGGAGCAAATCTTATTTATCAATGGAAAAAAGACGGGATAAATATTTCAGGTGCTACTTTATCCACTTACAATGCGTCAAGTGAAGCGGTCTATTCAGTAGCGGTGGCTATTGGAGTCTGCAGTGTTATTTCAGCTAATACAACAGTTAATACGAAGGCATTGCCAAAATCAAGCATCACTCCATCTGGCACCATTAAAGTTTGTCCGGGCGCAACTGCTACACTTGAGGCAAATACCGGAACCGGCTTACAGTACCAATGGAAGAATGGTGGGGCGAGCATCGCGGGCGCCACAGCGAGCAGCTATAGCACTATGATTGAAGGTAGCTACACCGTAATCGTGACGAATGGCACAGGATGCACCAAATTGTCACCAACTTCCACAATAGAGAATTTTGCCGGCGCTACTGCTAAAATTACAGCAGTCGGCAAATTGAATATCTGTGAAGCTGGCTTCGTGGTGCTGAATGCGAAAGTGACTGCCGGTTATACTTATATATGGTATAAGGATGATCTTGTAATCAGCGGAGTAACCGGAACTGTTTATACGGCTATTATACCGGGAACCTATAAATATCTTGCCACCACACAAAATGGATGCACTCAATTGTCGGGCGGCAAAATCGTAACAGGATGCAAGCTTGAAAATGTTGATGCAGAAAATGACGTGAGCATGAATGTCTATCCCAATCCTTCTGACGGATCATTCCATCTTGATTTTCAAACAGACCCTTCATACGTTGGTGAAGTAACAATTTGTATGATCAATGCGATCGGACAAAAAGTGTACACAGAAAACACGGAAGTTGTTGATGGAATGCTGAGCAAATCCATTTCGTTAAAGTCAGACACTCCAACGGGAATCTATTGGTTGAGAATTATTACAGATGAAGTGGTATTTAACCGTCCGGTTTCAATTGTGAATTGA
- a CDS encoding O-antigen ligase family protein — translation MEHQKQYSALKGYLQIIPFLALAAGIAGMFMSRAMVSISMMVMIGYAVVLVDPRKTFRTFFNDRVLVALSLLFFLYAFSCFNSTEDPAFFLERVRLKLPFLALPIAFAALKNTITERRFSFLLYFFFYMVVFTTLIITLHFAADFEEINNAYKQGRVIDTPFSHIRYSLMVAFAIFTGYFIIVKKMEIRYSWERWLIAIFSAYLIFFIHLLAVRSGLVAFYACVVYLIFNFIFRGRQLKSALFLAATVVLLPVLAYLILPSVKAKVNYMKYDLQQLFQFNNASGLSDGGRILSIEKGMELFRDHPVAGVGIGDLKQEMTRRLEEAPEHPRENLLPHNQFVFVAAGTGTIGLLVFCLGVLLPLFNRRNLQNILFICFHIIVLSSFLTEATVEEQMGTAFYLQFLLLIYVFLQSEKS, via the coding sequence TTGGAGCATCAAAAGCAATATTCAGCGCTTAAAGGCTATCTGCAAATCATTCCGTTTCTTGCGCTCGCCGCAGGTATTGCCGGCATGTTTATGTCGCGTGCGATGGTCAGCATCAGCATGATGGTGATGATCGGTTACGCGGTGGTGCTGGTTGATCCGCGCAAAACATTCCGCACATTTTTTAACGATCGTGTGCTGGTTGCGCTTTCCCTGCTATTTTTTCTTTATGCCTTCAGTTGTTTCAATTCGACGGAAGACCCTGCTTTTTTTCTTGAAAGAGTGCGGCTTAAATTGCCATTCCTCGCCCTTCCGATCGCTTTCGCCGCTTTAAAAAATACGATTACAGAAAGGCGCTTCAGCTTTTTGCTTTATTTCTTTTTTTATATGGTGGTATTCACCACACTCATTATTACCCTCCATTTTGCAGCCGACTTTGAAGAAATCAACAATGCCTATAAGCAGGGCCGGGTAATTGATACGCCCTTCAGCCATATCCGGTATTCACTCATGGTTGCATTCGCCATTTTCACCGGCTATTTTATCATCGTAAAGAAAATGGAGATCCGGTATTCCTGGGAACGATGGCTGATCGCCATTTTTAGCGCCTACCTGATTTTTTTCATCCACCTGTTAGCGGTGCGAAGTGGCCTGGTGGCGTTTTATGCTTGTGTGGTGTACCTGATCTTTAATTTTATTTTTCGTGGCAGACAATTGAAATCGGCATTATTCCTTGCCGCAACGGTAGTACTGTTGCCCGTGTTAGCGTACCTGATTTTACCGTCGGTAAAGGCAAAGGTGAACTACATGAAATATGATCTCCAGCAATTATTTCAATTCAATAATGCTTCGGGCCTGTCAGATGGCGGACGTATTTTATCTATTGAAAAGGGAATGGAATTGTTCAGGGACCATCCAGTCGCAGGTGTTGGAATTGGTGATCTGAAACAAGAGATGACGAGAAGACTGGAGGAAGCACCTGAGCATCCGCGTGAAAACCTGTTGCCTCACAACCAGTTTGTGTTTGTTGCGGCAGGTACCGGCACAATCGGATTGCTTGTCTTTTGCTTAGGTGTTTTGCTGCCGCTCTTTAACAGGAGAAACCTGCAAAATATCCTGTTCATCTGTTTTCATATCATAGTACTTTCTTCGTTTTTAACTGAAGCAACTGTAGAAGAACAAATGGGAACAGCCTTCTACCTCCAGTTTCTTTTGCTGATCTATGTATTCCTTCAATCGGAAAAATCATGA
- a CDS encoding glycosyltransferase family 2 protein encodes MTPLSVVIITFNEEKNIGKCLDSVTAVADEIVVVDGFSTDRTKEICESYSVRFVEHIFEGHKEQKNFAVSLSTHQLVLSLDADECLSPELRQSILSVKNNGRHDGYFMNRLTCFCGQWVHHSGWYPDRKLRLFNKYKGTFGGTNPHDKFELLPKTSSGWISGDLLHYTAESESAYREKMKRYAAIAADEMYLQKRKITLLMVYVKTLAAFLRNYIIRFGFLDGATGWKVCSISAGYTYQKYVALRSLNRRNRSQ; translated from the coding sequence ATGACACCGCTTTCTGTGGTCATCATCACGTTTAATGAAGAAAAGAATATTGGAAAGTGTCTGGATTCAGTTACAGCAGTGGCGGATGAAATAGTGGTGGTGGATGGCTTTTCAACGGATCGAACAAAGGAAATTTGTGAAAGCTATTCCGTAAGATTTGTGGAGCATATTTTTGAAGGGCACAAGGAGCAGAAAAATTTTGCGGTGTCGCTTTCCACTCATCAGCTTGTATTGTCACTTGATGCAGATGAATGCTTATCTCCGGAATTGCGTCAATCCATTCTCAGCGTAAAAAACAACGGACGGCATGACGGATATTTCATGAATCGCCTCACCTGTTTTTGCGGTCAATGGGTGCATCACAGTGGTTGGTATCCTGATAGAAAGCTGAGGTTGTTCAACAAATACAAAGGCACATTTGGTGGTACCAATCCGCACGATAAATTTGAATTGCTGCCGAAAACAAGTTCGGGATGGATTAGCGGCGACCTGCTGCATTATACAGCGGAATCAGAAAGTGCCTACCGGGAAAAAATGAAACGGTATGCAGCTATCGCCGCTGATGAAATGTATCTGCAAAAAAGAAAAATAACCCTACTGATGGTGTATGTGAAAACGCTGGCAGCGTTTCTTCGCAATTATATTATACGTTTCGGATTTCTGGATGGTGCTACAGGATGGAAAGTTTGCAGTATCAGCGCCGGATACACTTATCAGAAATATGTGGCGCTAAGGAGTCTGAACAGAAGAAATCGTTCACAATAA
- a CDS encoding sigma-70 family RNA polymerase sigma factor, with product MKSNSDLFEKEFLPHAEALYNFAFHLTYDEDDANDLVQDTFLKAFRFIDSYERGTNGKAWLFKILKNGFINEYRRKSRQPNEVDFEDFVAYQESDIAAGVGNMDLREDVFRGLIGDEVTKAVNGLPVDFRTVILLSDVEGFTYEEIAKIIDIPIGTVRSRLHRARNLMKEKLREYAKKMGYKENR from the coding sequence ATGAAAAGCAACAGCGACCTGTTTGAAAAGGAATTCCTTCCTCATGCAGAAGCATTGTACAACTTCGCTTTTCACCTTACCTATGATGAAGATGATGCCAACGATCTTGTTCAGGACACCTTTTTAAAGGCTTTTCGCTTTATTGATTCCTATGAGCGCGGAACGAATGGCAAGGCGTGGTTGTTCAAAATTCTCAAGAATGGATTCATCAACGAATACCGTCGCAAATCACGCCAGCCAAATGAAGTTGACTTTGAAGATTTTGTTGCTTACCAGGAAAGTGATATCGCTGCCGGTGTTGGCAACATGGATTTGCGGGAAGATGTTTTCCGGGGACTCATTGGCGATGAAGTTACCAAAGCAGTGAATGGATTGCCCGTAGATTTCAGAACGGTGATCTTGTTGAGCGATGTCGAAGGATTTACATACGAAGAAATTGCAAAAATAATTGACATACCAATCGGCACTGTTCGTTCACGACTGCACCGTGCACGCAACCTCATGAAAGAAAAATTACGGGAATATGCAAAAAAAATGGGGTATAAAGAGAATCGCTGA
- a CDS encoding O-antigen ligase family protein: protein MPSIRNILYHIFSFSVIAIAFLLPAFPRTTGFFIALLTLVWLVDGHLIAKLRLLAWQPLALVFIAVYIACLLWMIPTANLSNGLHNLVLKISLLVFPLIFFAPGKLHLPPVRVVLRFFILGCLLCSIILLSLAAYVYFSTGKSHFTYTSLTEPLTIHPAFISMYFIFCIFSLLLPFLESKVNHLFGSAFLSMAGIAFFMLMIFLLSARQEIIALLLLLPASFLYYFFRRKKLLTGIAISATLAGGLLLLILLVPEAKMRLQKMQSQLEEPYTNTAPNSVTMRKVIWQSALEIIREHPLGVGTGDVNDVLKEKYLEKNLLWPLSENLNAHNQYLQLTIGLGLPGLLLFLFSLITSLKSAIVARYYIYLLFLSLFLFCIITECMLETEAGVVFFAFFNSLLANETMMIRNNNAFRNTPLL, encoded by the coding sequence ATGCCTTCCATAAGAAATATTCTCTACCACATCTTTTCCTTCTCGGTAATTGCAATTGCCTTTTTGTTGCCTGCATTCCCGCGTACCACTGGTTTCTTTATTGCTTTGCTCACGTTGGTGTGGTTGGTTGATGGCCACCTGATTGCAAAATTGCGGCTGCTCGCATGGCAGCCGCTGGCGTTGGTGTTTATTGCCGTTTACATTGCCTGCCTGCTTTGGATGATACCAACTGCAAATCTTTCTAATGGTCTGCACAACCTGGTTTTAAAAATTTCGCTGTTGGTCTTTCCATTGATTTTTTTTGCTCCCGGAAAACTTCATTTACCGCCTGTTCGAGTGGTACTGCGTTTTTTTATTCTTGGATGTCTGCTATGTTCCATCATACTGCTCTCCCTTGCCGCTTACGTTTATTTTTCAACCGGCAAAAGCCACTTTACCTACACGTCGCTCACAGAACCACTTACTATTCATCCGGCATTTATCTCGATGTATTTCATCTTTTGCATCTTTTCACTGCTGCTTCCTTTTTTAGAAAGTAAGGTAAATCACCTTTTTGGCAGCGCATTCCTTTCCATGGCAGGTATTGCTTTTTTTATGCTGATGATATTTTTGTTGTCGGCCCGGCAAGAAATCATCGCGCTATTGCTGTTATTGCCTGCATCATTCCTGTATTATTTTTTCAGAAGAAAAAAATTGTTAACTGGTATTGCCATCAGTGCCACTTTGGCCGGAGGTCTGCTATTATTAATTCTGTTGGTGCCTGAAGCAAAAATGCGGCTACAGAAAATGCAATCGCAGTTGGAAGAACCTTATACTAATACTGCACCCAATAGTGTAACGATGAGAAAGGTGATTTGGCAAAGTGCCCTTGAAATCATACGCGAACATCCATTGGGTGTAGGCACAGGAGATGTAAATGATGTATTAAAAGAGAAATACCTGGAAAAAAATCTGCTTTGGCCGCTGAGCGAAAACCTGAATGCGCACAACCAATATCTTCAGTTAACTATTGGATTGGGTCTTCCGGGCTTGCTTCTTTTTCTCTTTTCATTGATTACTTCCCTAAAGTCGGCGATCGTTGCACGGTATTATATTTACCTCTTGTTCCTGTCGTTGTTTCTGTTTTGCATTATCACAGAATGCATGCTGGAAACAGAAGCCGGCGTGGTATTTTTTGCTTTTTTTAATTCGTTGCTGGCGAATGAAACGATGATGATCCGAAATAATAATGCATTCCGTAACACGCCTTTATTGTGA
- a CDS encoding response regulator transcription factor yields MKDIRVAIFEDNTQLRQGLYKLIEASNGFTCVGAFANGEDIVRITSSVQPDVILMDIEMPVVNGIEAVRMLKAHFPEIKILMETIFEDDEKIFQSICNGAQGYILKSMPPEEILTSIREIYEGGAPMSPIVATKVLKMFKSNLTTEADDSFNLSVREKEMLKCLVEGMSYKLIADTCFVSVDTVNGHIKNIYRKLQVHSKGEAITKALRGKIV; encoded by the coding sequence ATGAAAGATATTCGCGTTGCAATATTTGAAGATAACACACAGCTTCGTCAGGGCTTGTATAAACTGATTGAGGCAAGCAATGGGTTTACCTGTGTCGGTGCGTTTGCAAACGGAGAAGATATTGTACGCATAACGTCTTCTGTGCAGCCGGATGTGATTCTGATGGATATTGAAATGCCCGTGGTGAACGGAATTGAAGCCGTGCGTATGTTGAAAGCGCATTTTCCCGAAATAAAAATCCTGATGGAAACCATTTTTGAAGATGATGAAAAAATATTTCAGTCAATATGCAATGGCGCACAGGGTTATATTTTAAAGAGCATGCCTCCTGAAGAAATACTTACTTCCATCAGGGAAATTTACGAAGGCGGTGCGCCCATGTCTCCTATTGTGGCAACCAAGGTTTTGAAAATGTTTAAAAGCAATCTTACAACAGAAGCGGATGATAGTTTTAATCTTTCTGTGCGTGAAAAAGAAATGCTGAAATGTCTTGTAGAAGGAATGAGTTACAAGCTTATTGCCGACACTTGCTTCGTCAGCGTGGATACGGTAAATGGTCATATCAAGAATATTTACCGCAAGCTACAGGTGCATTCCAAAGGTGAAGCAATTACAAAAGCGCTACGGGGGAAGATTGTTTGA